The nucleotide window AGATCGACCAGGAGAGCAGTGGATGACAATGAGGAGCATATTTAATGATTCTGAAGACATTAAACTTGAAGCTACAATGTTTGATGGGTATGAATCAGTTCCTAAATTCGGAGATGATACCTCAGGGGAAGATATGCGCTTTCACATTAGCTTGCTTGTAGATATCTCTAAGAGGAGTGGAGGCGATGCATTGGAGTTCGTCTGCTCGGCATGGCCTGATTGTTTAGAGATTCAGAAACTTTACTTGCTTAGTCGTGACAGTATGCTGTCTAGGCCTTACATGGGACCTGATTTTAGGTGTGCCTTATGTTTCCCttgtttccctttttttttttttttttttttttttttttgagtttggtTTTGGTTATGAATTTACTGATTGGTTTTTGGATCGAATATTTGTTATTTTAGGAATCTGAATCCTCAGCTTCAGGAGAGACTTCGGGAGTTCTTGGAGGCAAGGGGGGTAAATGATGAACTTTCTGTTTTCTTGCATGAATATATGAAGAATAAGGACAGGATTGAACTTATGCAATGGTTTGGAAAGGTCAAGTCTTTCATGGAAAAATAGAGGCTTTTCTTTTGGCAGTTCCTTTTATGAGATTGGTTGTTAAAGTTTGATTTGATGATATTAGGAATTATGCAATGTATAGCTACTCCAAAGCGAATTATATGTGCTAATTGTTGAATCTTTGAGCATGTTTCGCTACTTATTGGTGGGTCTTAGAGTTAAAAAGCTATGGGAAGTAGTCAAGTAGAAACTTTTAAGGTTAGATAGTCTCCATGTTTTTCAAGGGTGTGACTTGGTGCTGGTTCATTTTGGACATTGGATCATGTATGTTGGGCTTTACGTAATAGATTTGATAAACTCTCAGAAAACTATACAGAGAAGAGTAAGGGTTAATCATGATCTCATCCTAAATGTGGCACCATCATTTAGCCCAATGCTATTGTTTTGACATATTAATATGTGGCATTTAATAAGTTAATggtgttttgtaattaatttaaaaatattgccTTTTTTATGTTATGTTCTGTGTGTttgaaattattttcaaaataattaaCTTATCGATATGTAAATATTTTGAAGAAAGAATCTTTCCCTGGTTTGAAATTCTTactaaaatttatatacaaattaAAATGTGACTACAATTATGCATGCTTTGGCCTTGCCTATGAACCACGTAACATGCCTCTCTAGTCTTTACCATTAGGATTAGGGGAACATGCTTGAACTCGACTGATTGAGAATCAGGAAATAATTGCACAACACTAGGTAGCATTGTTAGTATAATTTTTATTCTACTTGCTATCTTGAAACTTAAGCATAATTAGATTCCTATATGCCTAGCCACTTCCCTTGCATTAAATTGCTATGGACAAGAATAAATTATCCTAGAAGAGTTCAAGCATCTCTCTTGGTTCCGGACTTAAAGGTTATTGCTCTTTGGTATTCTCATGTTGTAATTACTTGCGTGTCCTATATATCTATTTGAATGACTTGTTGAAACAACATTCTGTTTTAGATGGGAAACTTTGTGATTTAGAACCATGAAAACAACTGAAagtacaaagagaaaggatacaaTGCTCTGAATTTAGATTTTTTAGTTTTAATTATCCAAAAAAAACTAACAAAATTACCTCAGATAATTACCCTAACATGAATAAACTATTTTCTAAACTCCTTCTAAAATAGGTAGTAATAAGAATCCAAGAGTAGAATCCAAGGTTTGAAATTCCTCTTGAAAAATCCATGTGGAATCAGAATTAGGATGGCCACACCACATGACAAGAAATcttgtaaaactacatggagaAGAAGCAAGAAGGTCATTGTCTAACACATCTTCAACTTCCTCTTTTTGTTGTGGAAGAAATGGTGATTTAGGCACATGTTGACCTCAAAAATCCTAAGAAGGAAAGTAGGAGGGTCAAGAGTAACTCAATAAGGTGATAAATCCTCCACTTTTAGAAAAAGGACTAGTATCCATGTGATCAGGCCAATCAAGTAATTAGATCAAAGTTTTTGAACAATGAAAAAAATGTAGAGCCACAAAATTAATGGTGCAGGACCACTTGTTAATGGAATGTGCATAATACAATTCCAGGGAGCTATGATTGAATATGTGGGATGGACCGTcaattggtgaatggaagtcttcAACTACAACCATACATATCTGGAACTTGTCGTACCAAAGTAAAAGTTTCTTGAGAGCTGCTTCTTTGTTGAAAAATTATGGCGGGTAAGGTTCTTCCCaaaatttccattcccaatatccCATTTATGGGTTAATATACTTCTTTTCATTATGGAAATCAAGAAATTAACATCACAATATGCTACAGTTAGGAGCATTCAACCTtaaaaaggaaaggagaagattGAGTTTTCATAAAGATTGATGTATCATTTAGTTGACAGGTTAACTTGGTCCAATTGACACAtagactaatggaagaccagcATTACTTTGCAGATTCTCAGACATTAGGGTAGAATAATTGTGAAGAATATCTTATAGAAATTCTCTTCCCTGCAATGTGGCTAAATAAATTTTCCTTTGTCTAATTCAGCcagttttaaacttgttggtttagaCTTTA belongs to Hevea brasiliensis isolate MT/VB/25A 57/8 chromosome 4, ASM3005281v1, whole genome shotgun sequence and includes:
- the LOC110635706 gene encoding uncharacterized protein At2g39795, mitochondrial; the encoded protein is MSRLIRAARRTLVSYSSSSPSHTSPVHGFQVYNHFSSHLQWRNAISSLLFQSRPYATDKCTKSLFEANILRILHNEIEYQTEYAPPHQHATKFNSFVVQDRPGEQWMTMRSIFNDSEDIKLEATMFDGYESVPKFGDDTSGEDMRFHISLLVDISKRSGGDALEFVCSAWPDCLEIQKLYLLSRDSMLSRPYMGPDFRNLNPQLQERLREFLEARGVNDELSVFLHEYMKNKDRIELMQWFGKVKSFMEK